One Phyllopteryx taeniolatus isolate TA_2022b chromosome 3, UOR_Ptae_1.2, whole genome shotgun sequence genomic window, CAGGAGACAATGCGGAAATTGACTTGGATGACCTCAAGTATGTGCTTGATCTTTACCCGCCCCCACCTTGGCGCTATTTTAGAAGTTTGAGTGTGACTATGCTCCCGTCGGAGTACATGACTTGTATTAGTTTCTTTCCGTCTAAATAGTTGCCTTGCTGTCTGTATGACTTAGGAAGCACACAGTCTACTATGGAGGTTTTCATAGCAGCCACCGTGTCATCATCTGGCTGTGGGACATCTTGTCCGGTGATTTCACAGCTGAGGAgagggcaatgttcctcaaagtaTGCTCCTTTTCATGCGCAGGGTGTTTTTCACTTGTATCACCCGTTGTTTCCTTTGACTCCTTTCTCCTCTTCTGCAGTTTGTTACAAGCTGCTCAAGACCTCCCCTCCTAGGTTTTGCCTACCTCAAGCCACCCTTTTCGATCCGTTGTGTGGAAGTGTCAGATGATCAGGTGAGACTAATGATTGCTCAGTCAAATTTttagaaagtaaaacaaaaactctATTAAAGATGCACAGGTTCTGAATGTGTAGTAATGTAGCTTTGACGCACAGCCTCTTTGTCTGCACTCAGTCTTCCTAGCTTGAATCGTTAATGTTTATTTCCTGTGGCCAGGACACCGGGGACACCCTTGGCAGCGTCCTCAGAGGCTTTTTCACAATCCGTAAAAAGGAGCCCGGTGGTCGACTGCCAACTTCATCCACATGCTTCAACCTGCTCAAGCTGCCCAACTACAGCAAGAAGAGCATCTTGCGTGACAAGCTGCGATACGCCATCAGTATGAACACGGGTTTTGAGCTTTCGTAATACCCAACTGTTGCAAAAAGGGCCATCTGCAACAGGTCGAAGCAGCCTGACCCGAGCAAAAGCTTTGCGGTAGATGGGCTCCTGTCGTGTCTGAGGACATTTCTACAAAGTGGAGGAGTCGTGAAGGACAACGCTCTTCTTTCGTCTTATTTTAACACCTGCAAGATTACTTGTTGAACTCCCTTCCAGCAAAATCTGATTTGGCGTCTCCCCTTGCCACACATGAAATCCAAGTTCATATGTCGTATTGAACTCCATTAACTCTGTATTTATAGTTACTAGATCTCAGTTTCTCAGGCTTAACGTAATCTTTTTTTAGATCGAACACTCCCACCATACGAGAACTGGAAAGCAATACAGATGCAATGCAAGCCATTAAATGCGTGAAAACTTAAGTCATGCATTGGTAATAATGCACTTCCGGCTTTGAACTTTGCTATCCAAGCATCATTTAGAGAGTATCAAATTACCGTAGTCCAAATGTGTTTTGCGTTGCATAAATGTAATTTGTCCAAGTCGAAGACAAACCAATGTCTTCAGCCTGCAGAACGGAGGACTCCCTCGTCCCGTGTTAATCTCACTCAGTTTCCACCATCTTCAAGACACACTATTTAGTTTACGACGGTTTATGAACAATGCGTGTATCAAAAGATCTAAGGACGCTATGCTTCATTTGTGGTGAAGCGCCAAGATTTCTGGACATGAAAGATCcattgatgattattattattattattattattatttttttttttttaatacagaagTGATGTCTGCTTTTGCATCTTTTATCCGTGACAAAAATGCCTGGAAACGTCTAGTCACATCTCAAATTGATGCTAGAAAACCAGAACTTTTCTCATTACACCTTTTTAAATAACGCTGAGTGCCTCATGCATCGCCATCCTCCCCATGCTATCACCTTGACCTTTTCACCTACTACACGTGAAACCAACAATGTTGTATATCGGAAACAAGCCATAGAAGTTGTGGGGGGGCTTATGCTTTGAAACTCAACCACTGTAATACCACTATAACTACAAGAGTCGTGAGACTTTGACAATGCTCTCTGTGGACTTTCTAAGCCATGTTGTGAAGAATTATTAGATTTAAACATGCCTCTCAACATGATGTCATGGACTGGATCACCAGCCTAGATGGACTACTGCTTGATTTCATGTTCCCTTTGGGTGGGAATGTTTCTGCTCTTGGGTAACTTTTAGGGCTAAGTGTCATCTTAGTCAAGGACCTACCAGAAATAGAAATGCAGCTTTCAAAGAAAGATTGTAAAAGTATTTAGCATAAAATCTCAACCAAATCTGTcattatgcaaaaaaacaaaacaacaacaacaacaccaacatCATCTATAAAACCCTTTGTCATTACTTACCACCATACAGGTCAACACTATCATTTTACTAACCAGCAACTTGTGTGAAAACAACAGTTTGGCATCAAATCAATACAGAAATAGAATTGTTCACAGAATTAATTTCTGTCCCTCAAAATATTCTAACATAATTTACTGCACTATATGGAAGATTTAAAAAGCCTACACAGCCCAGTTCAAATGCTAGGTTCTtgagatatataaaaaaaaaaagggagaccaAGATCTTATTCCACCATGTGGATCatgtgacctataatctgtCCAACTCAATTGaggaataataatttaaaaaaacaaaagttgagaggggaagtatggtgttcttttagtGATGAGCATTGTTGTCTTTCACAAAAACtgtgccatttgaacagggggtgtgcagactttctATATCCGCTGTATCTCATAGGGCTAATTATTGGACTCCGGGTTCTCAAAAAAACACGCCAGTGACAAACCAATGTACCGGTTGACATCCAAATTTAGTCTATTAATGAGggctctcatttaaaaaaaaaaaaaaagtgcatacataattaaatatagAAGTGCTGTTTGTGTTCCCAAGAAATGAAGATCAGGTCAGTCATTGATTTGAAAATGATGTCAGCAGATGTAAATGTAACCCACTTTTATTGCAAGTGCACCCCCAGAGACATTGTCCCACCTTCACCTACGAGTCAAATTGTCTTCAAAGTATTTTGAGCTGACTGCACTATGGAATGTGTACAAAGAGCGATTCTTGTGTAAGATGTGTCCATGTATGTAAGATCCGTTTTGTCATGGTATATCATGCACACACTAACTGTTATATAAAGTATTTGCTCCAAAGTCACaaagcattgtttttttgttgtttccccctcccccttctcaAGTCAATCATGTCTGATTGCAAGCACCTGCTGTGTGGGAGCACAACACTGCATTGCAAACACAACTAAATCAAACTAGATTGGAAATGACTCCCGAGAAGCACATCGGGAGCTTTTCTTAAACAATGTGATGGATTTAGCTGGAAATGCACACGTCCCGCTCAGTCTCCTGCACTGTGACGCCCTTCAAGAAAGGCCCACAGAGCTCCGAAGTTCAGTAAAAACCGTGAGCAGCAGCCCGCCAAGCCCTTCGCCTTGCAGCTGGTTCAAATCTCTACGAAGGTGAGTTTAAGGTTTAGTTCCTTCGTCGGTTCGAGGCACGTGATGCTCACTGTGGCTGACCTCTCTTTGATGCAGACCTTTAGTTATGCGCATCACCTGACTAGGCAGGGGGGCTTTACCAGGATTTTCGCTATGCCCTCTGCTACTGGGGCTTTTACTTCACAAGCTTAACAGTTACAATGAGGAAGTCCAGCACGGGTGAGCTTGCTAAAATAGACATGAGTGCCAAAGGAAAGGCTTGCTCTGCATGTCAAAGGAATGGCCGTTTAACGTGCAGAAGGTAGAGTGGATGACTGTGGCCTGAAagctgatgatgatgagataataaatggcttttgggcTTTGAAGGACCAGGCTGGGCGAGCCATGCTTGAAGACGTACCCTCTGCAGTACGAGGATCTGCTCAAGAGAGCCCGGGTGTCCTTCCAAGCCAGGCGCAGCATCAAGGAGAACTTTAGGCTGGCTCAGCTGGAGGCTGTGGTGCGAATGCTGGAGGAACATGAGTGCGACTTTGTGGATGTTCTCAGAAGGGATCTTCACAAGGTGAGGGCTTgccattgttttgttgttgttgtttttaaagaagTGATGACTGACTTTCAATGAATTAAAATCTGTCTTGAACTAGCCCCGATTTGAGACTGTTGTGTCAGAGTTGCTTCTGGTCAAAAATGAGGCTCTGTATGCAATCAGCAACCTCAGGAAGTGGATGCAGCCACAGCAGGTGGAAAGAAACCTGGTGAGACCGTTTTGTTGTTCTGAAAATCTTTATTGAATCGTGACCTTTTGGTGAGGAACATTCCGTGGGATTGCTACAAAGCGGTACATTCTTTTGTCAAAGAAGATTAACAGTGCAAGTTGCTCAGCTCAAGGCTTAAACTGTGTTTTCCACACGTGGGCTGATTGACTCATTGCCCGGTTTTAACGACTAACCGTGAACACGTCTGTTTGGCTCAGTCCACCACTCTGGATGAGTGTCTGATGGTAAACGAGCCCTTGGGGGTCGTGCTCGTCATTGGGACCTGGTGCAGTCCAGTCCAAATGTGCCTGGTGCCACTGGTGGGAGCCATTGCAGCAGGTAGATCCACGCTAGACATAGTCGCGTGTATGTCACCAACACTCGTGATTTATTTGTTGTATAGGTAACTGTGCCATCGTCAGTCCTTCTGTGTGCACGGCTCACACGGCGGCACTTCTCCATCGTCTCATCCCCTCCTATTTGGACAACGTGAGTAGGCCTACAGCCACAACAAAGCACCAGACTTTCATgctcaatgttttatttaagtacagcgCTTTGTGTCTGCTGCtttgctggttttttttttttttttttttttttttttttgtgtgtgttctatAAATACAATTGAGTTGTCACATTTGGCAGCAATTAACAGCtgcaaaattattcattttattataagAATCGTTTGAAAATGTCACTGCGGATACAGTATGCCGTGCACGTTTCTCGTGAGGGCTGTCATTGACACAATGCAGCTGATGAGAGTTGTCCAAATTTGACCTTACAAAGAAAATAAGTCTGTTTTGAATGACAATGTCAGAAAGGGATTCATTTAACATGTTGATTAATGCTGTTGTGGTTTTACTGAGCCGTTTCTAATATTGGCTACGGGAGGGCCAAAAATGTAAGACCACTCTCTGTCGATGCAGTGTAGTCGGAAACCGTTACGGTTAAATTCATATCTCTCACAGTTTCAAGTGTGAGAACATGGTTCTGGTTAGTTTTGGCATTTCAACTTTGTTTAGCAGAACAATATGACAGTATGTAATGCTCTCCAATTCTTGTTTTCCTCAAGGAATGCTTCCATGTAATTCTTGCCGGCATCAATGACTTGGCTGACATTGTGGAACTCAAATTTGATCACGTTTTCTTTTCTGGTAAGAACATTCGCAGCGACGCAATACATCCTCCTACCTTCGTTCGACTCATCTACGGCATTTTTACCCGATGTAGTAATGTTGTTCAATTCCAGGAACCAGAGATGAAGGGATTCAAATTTCTCAAGCTGCAGCTCAGTGTCTGACAcccatcacccttgttcttggTGGCAAGAATCCATGCTACGTAGACCAACACTGTGACGTTACCGTCACAGCCCAGCGCATTGCCTGGGCCCGCTTTCACAATTCCGGACAGAGTTTGGTGGCACCTGACTACATCCTGTGCCATTCGGATGTAAAAACCCGTCTGGTCCAGGCACTGAAGTGCTGCCTGATGCGGTTCTACGGTTCGGATCCCAGAGAATCCAGCAGCTTCGGCCGCATGGTCAATCTGGAGAGCTTTAACCGTACGAAAGACTTGTTGTGGAGATCTGGCAAGGTGGCCTTGGGTGGAAAGGTGACAGAGGCCGAGAAGTATATTGGTAAGAacccacacacaaataaaactgGATCATTTCAAAAATGCTTTGACTGAACTATTGTTGTTCTGTGTAAAGCCCCAACCATTTTGACAGAGGTGGACGAGTCAGACCCTATCATGCAACATGATATTTTTGGTCCAGTTCTTCCGGTTCTCTCTGTAAACAACGTGGATGAGACGATTGCCTTCATCAACAAACAAGAGAAACCCctctgtgtgtacgtgtattcCAACAGCAGCAAGGTATGCGGCAGAAATAGAGAACGGAACCACTGTTGATTTGTCAGATATTTCCcttgataaatgaataaaaatcgaGTCCCCcaatttgagaatcactgtttgaatgtgaaaactctttttcaaattgTGTGGCGTTTCAGGCATGGGcttgaattccaaattgtacaatcTCAGGGATGTTATTAGTTAGGCTTGCTAGGTTCCACTCTGTACGTTCTGCAAGGGCCACATGGTTCTCCTTTTCTCACGGGTTGATGGTCCTGACAATGCAGGTGATTTCAAGCGTCATGAGTGAAACGACAAGTGGAAGCTTTTGTTCCAATGACAGCGCCCTGCAGAGTCTGATAGTGACGCTGCCTTTTGGTGGAGTCGGTAAGTTGGCAGCCTGGATGTGTTTATGAAATGATGTGTGACCTCTTTGTTTTGGGGGCAGGTGGTAGTGGAACTGGTTCCTACCACGGGCGCTACAGCTTTGACACATTCTCTCATCGGAAGTCATGTCTGCTAAGAAGCACGCGCTTGGAGTGTGTCACCTCCCTGCGCTATCCGCCTTACGACGAGCGCAATCTGTCTCTCATGACGTGGGCCAGCAGTCTGTCCTGGAAGAGCCAAGGCTGGTGCCAAATCCTGTGACTTGTGCGGGAGAGTCAAACTGGAACCACGTTTCTGTTTAGACTTCATTGTAATGTAACAATCAGCACAATATCCAGAGAGGGAGGCGGCGGTACATTGATCGAGATGAGAAAGTTACTATGTCCTTGCATACTCGGAGAGAATGAATTTCAGACGTGTAAATGTAAGTGGATGTCGATTTTGGAAAAATTGTATATTCTCACTGAAAGCTTGATATAAAAATGCACAGAGATAAATGTTTTGATCAcgtttatttataaaatatgcaTATGAATGTACTGTTGGGATTATAAGCAAGCATTATTCGGGTCTTTTGTAGATTATCTCCTTGTTGTTTTCCTTTAGGGCAGCGTATCTGGCCACGGTGAAAAGGTAGTCGCTTAATCTGTGTGGAAAATGTTAAAGCAATGAGATTTATGTTCAAAGAAGGCATGCAACAAATGTCTTCTAGACTAGAGCAATAGAATGACCTGTTTAAAAACCTGGCAACATCTGGATTGGCCTCCCCGGAGCGCACGATTGGAGCAACGCTGTAATAGAAACGCACAGATAAGCCATTAGAATAAGTTATTcatgttggtaaaaaaaaagagtgctgAAACTCACCTGCGCTCGGCCCTGCGACAGACTGTCCGAGCTATGTGTAAAGCTGCGCTGCTCTTTCCTCCAGACTGTGTGATGatacacgtttaaaaaaaaaaaaaaaaacccacgcacaGACCTTTTAGATGTGTCATTGGGCTTACAGGTAAAATGAAGTTGGTTAGAGGGGGGAGCTCCTCTGTGAATGCATCGATCCAACCTTCCAAGTCCGATATTGGCGTTCCAGTGAATTTGGTTCGAGCTTACGAACAGAAAATGTACAGAATTTAGAATCGAATGCACACTAACTCACTTAAACAGCAAACTTACTGATATGACTTTCTCTTGCAGAAGACTGAGGAGTGGCAATATTGGAGCCAACGTCTTGCAAAACACACTGTATCTGGTTGGTTCacaacaaaaatagaaatactAATAGAAATACTTCTCATGAAAGAAGTGACGTAAGAGTAAACCAACCTTATCCAGCTGATGTGTGAACGTGTGGCCTTTCTCAATGCAAAATTCTCTGGCCAAGCTGCAACAATCAATACAATATGATCAATGTGGTGGGCAAAAGGTGTGCCTACTGTAGCTTCTGACTGGAAGAGAACTAACAGATCCTTACCCTATAGCTGATGACAGTTCGTCTGTATTTCCTAAAGCTTCAAAAATATGATCTTCCTTTGGTCTTCTTTCTCCAGTAAATGTGCTTGAGAAACCTAGAaggtgaaacaaacaaacaaacaaacaaatgaggaTGTACATCAGTGACGCATCTCTTTTCTCAAGTTGCAATCAAAACAACCTTTGTCGCCTGTTTTGGTGTAGATTTTGGGCACTTTATTGTCGCTCTCAGCGGCGTAACTAGTATAGAAATAAGGCATAATTAGGACATCCGGTGCTTATCTAAATTCATCTTTCAGACCTTAGCTTCTCCACATCTACATTCACACTCAATTCATTACGAAGGCTAAAGTTACGTGAACGGTATTTGAGGGAATCTGCAATATGAGCAGACACCAAGTGGTACAACCTTCTCCAAAGGAACGACGTTTCCCTTGTCTGCCTGTCGCTCAATTTTCTGGCAGTCCTCTTAACACACAACCGAAGCGAAGGGTTGCTAAAAAACAAAGCCATGTTTAATTTGTATACAGCATCGCATTGGAGTCCTTTTGTCCTATCGAACTTTCCGTAGATCATCATGGGCGTTTCATGTTATGGCACGATTGGATAACTCACCGCGTGGTGGGCAGAAACACGCATGCTGATTGGTTAAAAAGATAAGAAGGCTTGCTTGCCTTGTAGCTGATTGGGTATTATTTGCCAAACGTGTCCTGGGGTAGTCAGCTGTGCGTTTAACGCAATGCTAGCGGGCTGCGTCATTTTAGCCCACTGCGACCCAACCCGTCTCATGACAGTTGCTTTTTACGCACATTACTGTACGAACGTCCTCAAATCTTCGTTGACATAAATGAAAGCGTTAGTACCGATATTGTCAACTGTTACGACTCTTAAGGCGTTAGCATTAGCTTGATGTGGCTAAGATAGCTACTTGGTTTCACAGGTTATCTAGCTGTTTTTTGaaagactttttgtttttgtttttgtttttttccttgtgaAAATATGCGTGTTCAGGAATGCATCGTATCTGCTCCGGGAAAGGCAATTCTTCACGGAGAGCACGCAGTTGTACACGGAAAGGTAATTTGCCAATGAATCAAAGTACTCACAGGCTGACTATAACACAGCCATTTAAACTTTTGCGTTTTCTCCTAATAATGTTCTCAATGCATTCGTAACAACTACATTTCAATATAGGACTCAATCCCTCATTTCATATTTGTAACTAGTGCTGACCAATGACCGATTTACTCGCTTTTGTTGATGCATCACAGGTTGCACTTGCTGTGAGTTTGAATCTGAGAACATACTTGAAGTTGAAAGCCACCCACACCGGTAAAGTTTGCATCAACCTCCCAAACATTGACACCTTCCTCTGCTGGGATGCGGCCGAGTTGAAGCGGATTAGACCGTTTTCATGCGGTAAGGAATGTTCCCAATCACATTATGTTGCTATTGCATCTCATAATCTGAAGACCAATTGT contains:
- the aldh3b2 gene encoding aldehyde dehydrogenase family 3 member B1 isoform X1; amino-acid sequence: MDLAGNAHVPLSLLHCDALQERPTELRSSVKTVSSSPPSPSPCSWFKSLRRTRLGEPCLKTYPLQYEDLLKRARVSFQARRSIKENFRLAQLEAVVRMLEEHECDFVDVLRRDLHKPRFETVVSELLLVKNEALYAISNLRKWMQPQQVERNLSTTLDECLMVNEPLGVVLVIGTWCSPVQMCLVPLVGAIAAGNCAIVSPSVCTAHTAALLHRLIPSYLDNECFHVILAGINDLADIVELKFDHVFFSGTRDEGIQISQAAAQCLTPITLVLGGKNPCYVDQHCDVTVTAQRIAWARFHNSGQSLVAPDYILCHSDVKTRLVQALKCCLMRFYGSDPRESSSFGRMVNLESFNRTKDLLWRSGKVALGGKVTEAEKYIAPTILTEVDESDPIMQHDIFGPVLPVLSVNNVDETIAFINKQEKPLCVYVYSNSSKVISSVMSETTSGSFCSNDSALQSLIVTLPFGGVGGSGTGSYHGRYSFDTFSHRKSCLLRSTRLECVTSLRYPPYDERNLSLMTWASSLSWKSQGWCQIL
- the aldh3b2 gene encoding aldehyde dehydrogenase family 3 member B1 isoform X2 is translated as MRKSSTGELAKIDMSAKGKACSACQRNGRLTCRRTRLGEPCLKTYPLQYEDLLKRARVSFQARRSIKENFRLAQLEAVVRMLEEHECDFVDVLRRDLHKPRFETVVSELLLVKNEALYAISNLRKWMQPQQVERNLSTTLDECLMVNEPLGVVLVIGTWCSPVQMCLVPLVGAIAAGNCAIVSPSVCTAHTAALLHRLIPSYLDNECFHVILAGINDLADIVELKFDHVFFSGTRDEGIQISQAAAQCLTPITLVLGGKNPCYVDQHCDVTVTAQRIAWARFHNSGQSLVAPDYILCHSDVKTRLVQALKCCLMRFYGSDPRESSSFGRMVNLESFNRTKDLLWRSGKVALGGKVTEAEKYIAPTILTEVDESDPIMQHDIFGPVLPVLSVNNVDETIAFINKQEKPLCVYVYSNSSKVISSVMSETTSGSFCSNDSALQSLIVTLPFGGVGGSGTGSYHGRYSFDTFSHRKSCLLRSTRLECVTSLRYPPYDERNLSLMTWASSLSWKSQGWCQIL
- the mmab gene encoding corrinoid adenosyltransferase gives rise to the protein MALFFSNPSLRLCVKRTARKLSDRQTRETSFLWRSYAAESDNKVPKIYTKTGDKGFSSTFTGERRPKEDHIFEALGNTDELSSAIGLAREFCIEKGHTFTHQLDKIQCVLQDVGSNIATPQSSARESHITRTKFTGTPISDLEGWIDAFTEELPPLTNFILPSGGKSSAALHIARTVCRRAERSVAPIVRSGEANPDVARFLNRLSDYLFTVARYAALKENNKEIIYKRPE